The following are from one region of the Leptolyngbya iicbica LK genome:
- a CDS encoding DUF3493 domain-containing protein has product MQPHPCHPTTLTLTHSPMEDRDRIPPGMSPEKYKRLMAEAKAPYKGLRKFVYGSFAASGAIGAFIFFTQALAGRDVGSALPNLALQIGVVALMVFLFRLESRKTKK; this is encoded by the coding sequence ATGCAACCGCACCCCTGTCACCCAACCACCCTCACCCTCACCCACTCCCCTATGGAAGACCGCGATCGCATTCCTCCCGGCATGAGCCCGGAAAAGTACAAACGGCTGATGGCCGAAGCTAAAGCCCCTTACAAGGGGCTGAGAAAGTTTGTGTATGGCAGCTTTGCGGCGTCGGGTGCGATCGGGGCGTTCATCTTTTTTACTCAAGCCCTGGCGGGGCGGGATGTGGGGTCGGCCCTGCCGAATCTCGCCCTACAAATTGGCGTCGTTGCCCTGATGGTCTTTCTCTTTCGCTTAGAAAGTCGTAAGACAAAAAAGTAA
- a CDS encoding serine/threonine protein kinase, giving the protein MHDPQTIGTLIQSRYKILDVLGRGGSGITYRAEDTFTGRQVALKELSLKGLSDWKKLELFEREAQVLKDLDHPAIPDYVDYFQVDTADNRQFYIAQKIAEGRSLAELVAAGDRFSETEVERIAAEVLEVLQYLHGLNPPIIHRDIKPQNLIRGTDGRIYLVDFGAVQMAYREATAFGSTVVGTYGYMAPEQFRGQAYPATDLYGLGATLLHLLTHQNPADLPQKRLQIDFRPYVTVTEPFADWLEGLLEPLLEDRFTSASQAFDQLTRPALLPRRRSQRGHTGTLQHLPSDSKVKLSRSRRRLSLRLPPVGLNRGETGGMAFLALILNGFMLMWTGGAILGGAPIIFVLFSVPFWVVGIGMLWALLHALAGVVVLEVRGDRYRLTQQLLGWKRQYEGATRDLYSAELVTAYSQNDRPVKTITLKIGTRTHKFGTAYSDAEKAWVATEIQAFIQDQRDES; this is encoded by the coding sequence ATGCACGACCCTCAAACCATCGGTACCTTGATCCAGTCTCGCTACAAGATTCTGGATGTGTTGGGTCGGGGCGGCAGCGGCATTACCTATCGGGCCGAAGATACTTTTACCGGACGGCAAGTGGCGTTGAAAGAGCTATCCCTCAAGGGGCTGAGCGACTGGAAAAAGCTGGAACTATTTGAACGGGAAGCGCAGGTGCTCAAAGACCTGGATCATCCCGCCATTCCTGACTATGTCGATTACTTTCAGGTCGATACGGCGGATAATCGTCAGTTTTATATCGCTCAGAAAATTGCCGAGGGGCGATCGCTGGCGGAGTTAGTGGCGGCGGGCGATCGCTTCTCGGAAACTGAGGTGGAGCGCATCGCCGCCGAAGTGCTGGAGGTACTGCAATATCTGCACGGTTTGAACCCGCCGATCATCCACCGCGACATCAAACCCCAAAACCTGATTCGCGGCACCGATGGGCGGATTTATCTGGTGGATTTTGGCGCGGTGCAGATGGCCTACCGAGAAGCCACCGCTTTTGGCAGTACCGTGGTGGGCACCTATGGCTACATGGCGCCCGAACAGTTTCGCGGGCAAGCGTACCCGGCAACCGATTTGTATGGGCTCGGGGCGACTTTGTTGCACCTGCTGACCCATCAGAATCCGGCTGACTTGCCCCAAAAGCGTTTGCAAATCGATTTTCGCCCCTATGTCACGGTGACGGAGCCGTTTGCCGATTGGCTCGAAGGATTGCTCGAACCCCTGTTAGAAGATCGCTTTACCTCGGCCAGCCAAGCCTTTGACCAGCTCACCCGCCCCGCGCTGCTCCCGCGCAGGCGATCGCAGAGGGGCCACACCGGGACTCTTCAACATTTACCGTCTGACAGCAAAGTGAAGCTGAGTCGGAGTCGCCGTCGCCTATCGCTACGGTTGCCGCCAGTGGGCCTGAACCGGGGAGAAACGGGCGGCATGGCCTTCTTGGCGCTGATTTTGAACGGCTTTATGTTGATGTGGACGGGTGGGGCGATTTTGGGTGGCGCACCTATTATCTTCGTGCTCTTTTCGGTGCCGTTTTGGGTCGTTGGCATCGGTATGTTGTGGGCGCTATTGCATGCCTTGGCGGGGGTTGTGGTGCTCGAAGTGCGGGGCGATCGCTACAGGCTGACGCAGCAATTGCTGGGCTGGAAACGTCAATACGAGGGAGCTACCCGTGACCTCTACAGTGCCGAGCTGGTGACGGCCTACAGCCAAAATGACCGTCCGGTGAAGACGATTACCCTCAAAATCGGCACCAGAACTCATAAGTTTGGCACGGCCTATTCCGATGCTGAAAAAGCGTGGGTTGCGACTGAAATTCAAGCGTTCATTCAAGATCAGCGCGACGAATCGTGA